One genomic segment of Impatiens glandulifera chromosome 6, dImpGla2.1, whole genome shotgun sequence includes these proteins:
- the LOC124941593 gene encoding exocyst complex component EXO70E2-like produces the protein MDDSESTSYGGEEHVFAAARYMIKALGASKTINDDVRKLLNDLDSHLSLLTKLPEDDSDETKQLKKRLKSVKERILIWESNKSKIWDLGADKFAEYLQAVQDVRSLTDSLRNLLPNGIIDMEINQSHDVIQLAMLRVEDELVHILTQNRLFLELDCFSPHSFEEETDYEEWTIYNLCEEEELRLADLINPDVVPIIKSIANTMFSSSYDHEFCDAFVAFWKTELEEYLVAFDIGSLTIDELLKMEWLQLISKVKNWIRNLKNIIVFLASSKRLFNLTLGEFGPISGESFIRSSKGSMIFLLNFGVALATYPHEPERLFDILHIYESLANLVHYIDTLFSEPSGALIRTEWNNLLERIGESAKATFMKFNTAVASKTSTTPFPGGGVHHMTKYVTNYINTVTGFSVTLDILLKGDDGQTDLSSHLLALMSTLEMSLEIKSRLYKDSSLKHIFMMNNIHYMVEKVNGKPPLKFLGDEWVKEHTMKFQQHATSYERVTWNRILDLLRVEENMSRKVNLKQRFKEFNDVFDDVYKTQASWLIPNPELRKDLRISISQKVVVAYRGFIGRRLVAEKYIKYKEDDLEDCILNLFEGWAMSMRKSQRRW, from the coding sequence ATGGATGATTCTGAAAGCACAAGCTATGGTGGGGAAGAACATGTCTTTGCAGCAGCTCGATATATGATCAAGGCATTAGGTGCTAGCAAGACCATTAACGACGATGTCAGAAAACTCCTCAATGACCTGGATTCCCATCTCTCGCTTCTCACTAAACTACCCGAGGATGATTCAGATGAAACTAAGCAGTTGAAGAAGCGATTAAAGTCTGTTAAAGAGAGGATATTAATATGGGAATCAAACAAGTCGAAAATATGGGATTTGGGAGCCGACAAATTCGCGGAGTACTTACAAGCAGTCCAGGATGTTCGAAGCTTGACCGACAGTCTGAGAAATTTGCTCCCAAATGGAATAATTGATATGGAAATCAATCAAAGTCATGATGTTATTCAATTGGCAATGTTAAGAGTTGAGGATGAGTTAGTTCACATTCTTACTCAAAATCGGTTATTTCTTGAACTAGATTGTTTCTCTCCTCATTCGTTCGAAGAAGAGACCGATTACGAAGAGTGGacaatttataatttgtgtGAAGAAGAGGAGTTACGTTTGGCCGACTTAATCAATCCTGACGTAGTCCCTATAATTAAGTCGATCGCGAACACCATGTTTTCCTCGAGTTACGACCACGAGTTTTGTGACGCTTTTGTTGCCTTCTGGAAAACTGAGCTGGAGGAATATTTGGTCGCGTTCGATATCGGTTCTCTTACGATAGATGAGTTGTTGAAAATGGAGTGGTTGCAGTTAATCTCCAAGGTGAAAAATTGGATAAGgaatttgaaaaacataatCGTTTTCCTTGCTAGTTCCAAACGGTTATTCAACCTAACCCTAGGAGAATTTGGACCCATAAGTGGCGAGTCCTTCATCCGATCCTCGAAAGGCTCGATGATTTTCCTCTTAAACTTCGGTGTTGCTCTAGCTACTTATCCTCACGAGCCAGAAAGATTGTTCGACATACTTCATATTTACGAGTCCTTGGCCAATCTTGTTCACTACATAGACACATTATTCTCGGAACCTTCCGGAGCATTGATAAGAACCGAATGGAACAATCTTCTCGAAAGAATTGGGGAATCAGCCAAGGCAACTTTCATGAAATTTAACACTGCGGTTGCTTCAAAGACATCAACAACCCCTTTCCCAGGTGGTGGTGTTCATCATATGACTAAATATGTAACCAACTACATAAATACGGTTACTGGTTTTAGCGTAACTTTGGATATACTTCTAAAGGGAGATGATGGGCAGACAGATTTGTCTTCCCATCTATTGGCGTTAATGTCTACTTTAGAAATGAGCCTTGAAATTAAGTCAAGACTTTACAAAGACAGTTCTTTGAAGCATATATTCATGATGAACAATATTCATTACATGGTGGAGAAAGTTAATGGTAAACCGCCTTTAAAATTTTTGGGGGACGAATGGGTAAAAGAACATACGATGAAGTTTCAGCAGCATGCAACGAGTTACGAGAGGGTAACTTGGAATAGGATCCTAGATTTGTTAAGGGTTGAGGAGAATATGTCCAGAAAGGTTAATTTGAAGCAGAGATTTAAGGAATTTAACGAtgtttttgatgatgtttataaGACTCAAGCGTCGTGGTTGATACCGAATCCTGAGCTTCGTAAGGATTTGAGGATTTCAATATCGCAAAAGGTTGTTGTGGCGTATAGAGGGTTTATTGGGAGAAGGCTTGTTGCCGAGAAGTATATTAAGTATAAAGAAGATGATTTGGAGGATTGtatattgaatttatttgaaGGATGGGCAATGTCAATGCGAAAGTCTCAAAGAAGATGGTGA
- the LOC124943638 gene encoding uncharacterized protein LOC124943638, producing MDFWLAIAAATACYMAKQLKVLQDSKCVKVDEKLSSEVEQDDSENVCSHCNNNIKLANISDYYENDNVFSISSLFCSKKFENSLPPEHCRRDSKGRRRNSLSIRRSNAKSTKTTYNSLESCLKAQLINNEIIGMEDYVICSGRKIEARTEEDQPEKLTFASEEVDGEYSNPPIGTILSRSSHKAALFILGISLGIVSSSLSNRREVDKLNRLLNQTENLVQDLQEELELKDSLTVKELVNEDHDSQEADDSAKGVVLSCKRSLNESPKHDHSNEQRLDEKGNEHSEAIAKIEAELEAELELLELNLCSSSLEGKLTQIVDEKDQDFIAGLAEGEIFDRQLDRQPYADRDGSGFSTTHSMHDAVNPHELSLCLHQIIQSKLEERIRELETALEKSEKKKVQTEQIDHDVISWANPAIVINLSEEASDTKEDNDQSSREQDQDILLDQNRWTNQHYLMQCYDSNELPTFCSQENENFEDLGIISEDENDDYSHDQEELLIKKIVERAKKGSVVALVNAQKQLDRFDQ from the exons ATGGATTTTTGGTTGGCTATTGCAGCTGCTACTGCCTGTTATATGGCTAAACAATTGAAAGTTCTTCAGGATTCAAAATGTGTGAAAGTTGATGAAAAACTGTCTTCTGAAGTTGAACAAGATGATTCTGAGAATGTTTGTAGTCATTGCAACAACAACATAAAACTGGCCAATATAAGTGATTATTATGAGAATGACAATGTATTCTCAATTTCAAGTTTATTTTGTAGCAAGAAATTTGAGAACTCATTGCCACCAGAGCATTGTAGAAGAGATTCTAAAGGCCGAAGAAGAAACTCATTGAGCATTCGACGATCCAATGCtaaatcaactaaaacaacGTATAATTCCTTAGAAAGCTGCTTAAAGGCCCAATTGATCAATAATGAAATTATTGGAATGGAAGATTATGTCATCTGTTCTGGAAGGAAGATTGAAGCTAGGACTGAGGAAGATCAGCCTGAAAAATTGACCTTTGCCAGTGAAGAAGTTGATGGGGAATACTCCAATCCACCAATCGGTACAATCCTTTCTC GATCATCCCATAAAGCAGCTTTGTTCATTCTTGGTATATCATTGGGCATTGTATCTTCATCCTTATCGAATAGGAGGGAGGTAGATAAATTGAATAGACTGTTGAATCAGACAGAAAACTTGGTCCAAGATCTTCAAGAAGAACTTGAGCTGAAAGACTCATTAACTGTAAAAGAGCTTGTAAACGAGGATCATGATTCACAAGAAGCAGATGACAGTGCAAAGGGAGTTGTATTATCTTGCAAAAGGAGTTTGAATGAATCACCTAAACATGACCACAGTAATGAACAACGACTTGATGAGAAAGGCAATGAACATTCTGAAGCTATAGCTAAAATTGAAGCAGAGCTCGAAGCTGAACTGGAGTTGTTGGAACTAAACTTGTGTTCATCAAGTTTGGAAGGAAAACTAACACAAATAGTTGACGAG AAGGATCAGGATTTCATAGCAGGTTTGGCCGAGGGTGAGATATTCGACAGACAACTCGATAGACAACCTTATGCAGATCGAGATGGGAGTGGTTTCTCAACAACTCATTCAATGCATGATGCAGTCAACCCACATGAATTGAGCTTGTGTTTACACCAAATCATCCAGTCCAAATTAGAAGAGAGGATTCGGGAGCTTGAAACAGCTCTTGAGAAAAGCGAGAAGAAGAAAGTTCAAACCGAGCAAATAGACCATGATGTGATTTCATGGGCAAATCCAGCTATTGTTATAAATCTATCTGAAGAGGCATCAGACACGAAAGAGGATAATGATCAATCATCAAGAGAACAAGATCAAGATATTCTGTTAGATCAGAATCGATGGACAAATCAACATTACTTAATGCAATGCTACGATAGTAATGAATTGCCAACTTTTTGTAGTCAGGAGAATGAGAATTTTGAAGACTTGGGTATTATTAGTGAGGATGAAAATGATGATTATAGTCATGATCAAGAAGAGTTGTTGATAAAGAAGATTGTGGAGAGAGCCAAGAAAGGTTCTGTGGTGGCATTGGTGAATGCTCAGAAACAATTG